One genomic segment of Nonomuraea coxensis DSM 45129 includes these proteins:
- a CDS encoding PLDc N-terminal domain-containing protein, with protein sequence MRWDEMSDKQRGTVLALASVEFALTAAAAVDLWLRPAADVRGRKGLWWPAIFVQPVGPVAYLLWGRRR encoded by the coding sequence ATGCGCTGGGACGAGATGTCGGACAAGCAGCGGGGAACGGTCCTCGCGCTGGCGTCCGTGGAGTTCGCGCTCACCGCGGCCGCCGCGGTCGACCTGTGGCTCCGGCCCGCGGCGGACGTGCGGGGCCGCAAGGGACTGTGGTGGCCGGCGATCTTCGTCCAGCCGGTGGGGCCCGTCGCGTACCTGCTGTGGGGGCGGCGGAGATGA